CCCTATCTGCTCGAAGTCGATCTTCTCTCGTACACCGCAATCGGGGCAGCACCAATCGTCCGGCACGGTCTCCCACCCGGTGCCCGCCGGAAAACCCTCGTGCGGCGCCCCTTTCGCCTCGTCGAAGACATAGTCGCAGACTGGGCAGCGATACGCGGTCATAACTCCACCTCGCCGGCGCCCGGCCCCCCGATAATCGCCATGGCGGCTGCGCCCGTTGCTCGCTCGCACTGCTCGCTCATGCCCCGGCCACCTGTGCACCGCCGGTCGGAGCATCCGCGCCGTAGCGCGCGAGCACCTGGTCACGCTTGCCCGGATGAATGTTGGCGCGCGTGATGTCGCCGCCGTAGTGCGCGAGCACCCGCTTGTCCATGACGCGGCGCCACAGCGGAGGCAAGTAGGCGAGCAAGATCATGCTGGCGTAGCCGCTCGGCAGGTTCGGTGCGCCATCCCAACTGCGCAGCGTCTGGTAGCGGCGGGTCGGATAGGCGTGGTGATCACTGTGCCGCTGCAAGTGGTACAGGAAGATGTTCGTGACAATGTGGTCGCTGTTCCAGCTGTGCACCGGAGCGGGCCGCTCGTAGCGTCCGCCGGCGGTCCGCTGGCGCACCAAGCCGTAGTGCTCGAGGTAGTTGACCGCCTCCAGCAGGCTGAAGCCGACGACAGCTTGCAGGATCAGGTACGGAAGCAGCTCGATACCGAACACCGCCAGCAGCACCGCGTACAGCACCGCCGACATCAGCCAGGCGCTGGACACTTCGTTCCGCGGACTCCACGACTTCTTGCCCAGCCGCTCCAAGCGGACCTTCTCCAGGTGCCAGGACGACTTCAGGCCGCCCCACACGGTGCGCGGCCAGAATGCCCAGAAGGTCTCGCCGACGCGGGAACTCGCCGGATCCTCCGGCGTCGCGACCCGCACGTGGTGGCCGCGGTTGTGCTCGATATAGAAATGCCCGTAGAACGACTGGGCCAGCGCGATACGGGACAGCCAGCGCTCCAGGCTCACCTTCTTGTGGCCGAGTTCGTGCGCGGTGTTGATGCCGATACCGCCGATCATGCCGACCGTGATCGCCAGGCCGATCTTGTCCACGATGTGCAGCCCGCCATCGATGCCGAGCCAGCTCACGTTGTCCGCGGTGATCAGGTAGGCCGCGATGAGCAGCGTCGCGTATTGGAACGGCAGGTACAGGTAGGTGAGGTAGCGGTAGTACTTGTCGTTCTCCAGGTACTCCATCACCTCGTCGGGCGGGTTGTCGCCGTCCGGACCGAAGAAGATGTCGGCCAACGGGATCAGCACGTAGACCAGGATCGGCCCGAGCCAGAACGGCACCTGAGCCAGGTGGTGCCAGCCGAGTTCGTTCAACACCCAGACGAGCGGGAGGCCGATTGTGAACAGGCCGGTCGGTGCGAACAAGCCCCACAGCCACATGTATCGCTTGCGGTCACGCCAAGCAGGTGAGTCGACCGGCTGTGCGGACAGGTCAGCGTCTGTCGACATCGTTGTCTCCATTCAAAGCGGCACATCACGAGCGGCACATCACGTGTGACGTGCGTTACCTCTAATGTTGGACGATACCGTGCCATTTGTCTCATGTCTAGACAAATCAGACAATTTGTAAAGGACCAGAATGGCCCCGTCCGCTGCTTATGGGTTACTCGGACGAGACGCAGGCAGCCGAACAGCTCCGCCGGATGCGGCGCGGGCGTCGGGTGAGACGCTCGCGGCACCGTCGGACGATCCACCCCGCAAGCACCCCATCGGCACTGTCCGGGGTGGAGGTCTGTGGCAGTGAGTTTCGGCGGTCGCGCGTCAACGCAGCAGGACGTCGGCGTCGGCGGGCAGCGAGTCCACCGGCCACCAGCGCAGATCGGTGGACTCGCTGCTGCGCACCGGTACCGCGCCGACGGGCGCGGTGATCCGGAACAACAGGTCAAGGTGCCTGGTCGGTAGACCGAGCGAACAGGTGATCGGATGCGCCTGCGCGCCGTACAGCCCGGGCTCCAGCCGCAGGCCCGCGATGCCGGACTCCTCGGTCGCTTCGCGCAGTGCGGCGCAGGCGACCGTGGCGTCCCCCTCCTCACAGTGCCCGCCGAGCTGGATCCACCGGCCCACCCGCGGATGCAGGGTCAGCAGCACCTCGCGCTCGTCGTGGGAGAAGACCACTGCCGAGGCGGTGATGTGGCCGGGTACATGTTCACGTAGGCAGCCCCGTGCAGCCGAGCCGAGGAAAGCCAGCATCGCCTCGCGCAGCGATTGGTCGGAACTCGCTGCGGGACACCAGGATTCGAGCAGCTCAATGGCCGAGGCATGCAGCGAGGCCGCGGTCACGACTCCACCTCGCCCGCGCTTCGCCCCCGGATGACCGCGCGATGTTCGGCTGTGCCTGTTGTTCGCTCGCCCACGCCGAGCGGCGCTCGCGCACTCACAGCTCGACCAGGCCGAGGCCTGCACCGCGCACCGGCCGCGGGGTCGGCTCCTCCAGCGGATGGCCGATGGCTATCGCGCCCAGAGGGTTCCAGTCGTCGGCAAGGCCGAGGATGTCACGGGTGACCTCCGGAGCGAAGATGGTCGACCCGATCCAGCAGCTGCCGATCCCCTCGGTGGCCAAGGCGACGAGCAGGCCCTGCACCGCGGCGCCCACCGCGACCGTGAACATGGTGCGCTCGTCGGCGCGCCGCCGCTCGTCCGGATAGTCGTGCGCGCCGTCTGGCACGCAGAACGGGATGATCACCTCAGGTGCGTCGAACAGGATGCGGCCACGGGCGATGCGGCGCTCGACGCGTTCCGGCGCGAGGCCATCGGCGGTGAGATCGGCGCGCCACTTCTCCGCCATCGCCTCCAGCAACTGGGCGCGCAGACCCGGCTTGCGCAGCCAGACGAACCGCACCGGGCGGGTGTGATGCGGGGCAGGCGCGGTCAATGCGACGGACACCGCCGCACGGATGCGTTCGGGATCGACCTGGGTGTCGGCGAACTGGCGGATCGACCGACGCAGCAGAATCGCCTCCCGCCGCCCCTGCTCGATCGCCTCCGCCGTACCGAGCCAGAACAGGTCGTCGGTGCCACTGCGCAGCAGGTCGGCGGCGTCGGACCCGTCGTCGGTGACCGAAAACCCGCGCACCACGGCGACGGGAACGCCGCCGAGCTTGCCCTTCACCAGGTCCGCCGCGGCGGCCAGCTCGTCGGCCACCGCGACCTGGGTGACGTGCAGCTCGTTTCCCTGGCCGTCTACAGCACCCGCGTAGTCGTGCAGCACCCGAAGCCCCGCGGCGCCGATCGCCGCGTCGGTCTGGCCATTGCGCCAGGCGCGGCCCATGGTGTCGGTGACGACCACCGCGACCGTCACGCCCAGTCGCTCGGCCAGCGCCGTCCGCAGCGCCTTGGCGCTGCCGTCCGGATCGGTGGGCAGCAGAACGAGTTCGCCCTGTTCGACATTCGAGCCGTCGACCCCGGAGGCCGCCTGCACGATGCCGAGCTTGTTCTCGGTGATCAAGGTGCGGCCCTTGCGCGCGAGCACCCGCACCGCCTCTTGGTCGATGAGCCTGCGCCGGGCGCTGTCCCGTTCCTCGGGGTCCATCGGCGCCTCCACGACTCGGCCCTCGACCTTCGCGACGATCTTGCTGGTGACTACGAGCACGTCGCCGTCGGCCAGCCAGGGTGCACACCGAGCAAGGTGTTCGGCCAGGTCGTCACCGGGCCGGAACTCCGGAAGGCCGGTGACGGGCAGGATGCGCAGCTCTCCTGCCGCGTGGTCGGTGGGTGTCGTCATGGCTTCACTCCCGCGAGATCCAGTGCCTGACGCACCATTTCGGCGGTGGTCGGCGGTTCGGTCATCAGTAGAGGCACGCTACGCACCTCGACGCCGGGCACGTCGGCGGTGTCGGTGGTGTGGATCAGCCAGCCGTCCAGGATTCCGGTCGCCGAGCGGGCGCCGTAGTAACGACCGATCGCCTCGGCCGTGGTGTCCACCCCGATCACCGACAGGCACTCGTCGGCCATACCGCGCAACGGCTTTCCGTCGATCACGCCGGACACGCCGATCACCTTGGCCTCGGTCGTGCGCAGGGCGCCCCGAATACCCGGCACGGCGAGGATGGCTCCGATGCTCACGACCGGGTTCGACGGAGCGAGGAGCACCGCATCGGCGGACGTTATGATCTCCGTCACATTTGGTGCCGGTTTGGCGTCATCGGCGCCGATTGTGGCGAATCCATGGGTGTCGACGTTCGCGCGGTAGCGGACCCACCACTCCTGGAAATGGATCGCGCGCCGTTCGCCAGGATTGTCCGGGTCGGTCACAACGACATGCGTTTCGCAGCGATCGTCGGTTGCCGGGATGAGTTTCACGCCGGGCTGCCACCGGTTGCACAGCGCCTCGGTGACCGCCGAGAGCGGGTAGCCGGCGCGCAGCATTTCGGTTCGGATCAGATGCGTGGCGATATCACGATCCCCCAAGCCGAACCAGTCGGGCTGGGCATGATATTTCGCGAGTTCCTCCTTGGCGTGCCAGGTCTCGCCGACCCGGCCCCAGCCGCGCTCGGTATCGATACCGCCACCTAGGGTATACATGCAGGTATCGAGGTCGGGGCAGATCCGGAGGCCGTGCATCCAGACGTCGTCACCGACGTTCACGATCGCGGAAATGTCGGCCTCGGGCAGCAGTTCGCGGACGCCCTGGAGGAAACGCGCGCCACCTACACCGCCGACCAGGACGGCGATCCGGGGCCCGCACCCGGGTACAGCGTCCGCTTGTTGTCCAGTCACATCCGCACAGCCTATGCGGTACCCCGGCGGCCACGACTCGCAGTAAATTTGCTATCTATTTGCTAACGTACATGACAAGATCAATTCGGAATGCGGCTGCGGATAGTAACGGAATAGCGTCGGCGGCTTGACCATCGACACGTCCGGCGTGTCTAATCACAGTCATGTCATTCCGGGTTCGCGCGAGAGCCCAAGGCGCGAGCAGCTTTTCGAACAGACATTCGAGTGAATGACAGGCTCGGGGACGTCCGCGGGACAACGTCGCGGGGTATGGCCGTCGGCATGCGTGTTGGTCCGACGGAACGAATCATTCTGCGCTAACACACAGTGAGGAGGCGGAGCGATGGCCAATGAGATGGTCTCGCCGACCGATTCCACAGCAGGCGCAGCACGTGGCGTCTGCGCAGACAACGGCTGGAAGGACGAAGAGGGGGGTGACGGAGTCTCGGCACCCCGGCTCAGCCTGGTCGTGACCGGCTTCGACGAGATGTTCGAATCCATCGAAGAGCAGTGGCAAGAGCGTGCCCTGTGCGCGCAGACCGATCCGGAGGCGTTCTTCCCCGAGAAGGGCGGCTCGACCCGTGAGGCGAAACGGATCTGCATGGGCTGCGAAGTACGTGACGAGTGCCTGGAGTACGCACTCGCGCACGATGAGCGCTTCGGCATCTGGGGCGGGCTCTCCGAGCGGGAGCGCCGCCGCCTCAAGCGCGGCATCAGCTGAGACGTACGCGAGGCCCGGAGTTGCCCACCTCCACCAGGGTGACTCCGGGAACACGCGAGGACAGCCGATCCCGCGCCCGACCGTCGGTTCACGGCAGCACCGACGCGACACTCGCCGGCACACTCATCGACACGACGAGACCATCACGCCGCCTCGATGAGCGCGGCGGGAATACACTGGCCTAGATTTTGTGTCATGGCACGTTCCCGTAAGCGTCGACCGCCCACCGCCCGGTCGGTGATCCGCCGCGGCCGCGGAGTGCGCGGGCCGATGCTGCCACCCACGGTGCCGGCCTGGCGGACCCGCGGCCAGAAGTTCGACCGGCTGGTGCTGGAGGCGTTCGCCCCGTTGGACACCCGATGGCACGACCGGCTCACCAAACTCGACATCGCCGTCGACGATGTTCCGAAAATCCGTCCGCTGCATCCCGATTCGGTTACCTGGCCGGACGAGGTCGTCGCCGACGGGCCGGTCCCACTGTCCCGGCTCATCCCGGCCGGCGTCGACCGGCACGGCGCGGCGACCCGGGCGCGGGTCGTGCTGTTCCGCAAGCCGCTCGAGCTGCGGGCCAGCGATCCCGACGACCTGGTCGACCTGCTGCGCGAGGTCCTGGTCCAGCAGGTCGCGACCTACCTCGGCGTCGACCCGGACGTCATCGACCCGGAAGCCGAGTGATCCGCACCCATCCGGACGGGCCCACCCCTCGAATGCCATTGCGGGGCGAGCGAAACCGATCCACGGGCGCGTAGGCTGGATGCCCGGGGATCTCCACTGTGGAACACACCGTCGGACGCGCCACGGGCGCCTCCCGCGGAACGCCGTGCTTCCCGCATTCCGCTGAGAGCAGACTGAGATTCGCCAAGCGTGTCTGTCCCCATCGACGCGCCAGGAGGGTTACTCTCATCGGCGTGATCCCCATGCGTCGTTGCTGCCGACCAGGCTGCAAGAATCCGGCCGTCGCGACGCTCACCTATGTGTACTCGGATTCGACGGCAGTGGTCGGACCACTCGCGACGGTTGCCGAACCGCACTCCTGGGATCTCTGCGAAACACACGGCTCACGGATCACCGCCCCGAAGGGTTGGGAGCTGGTTCGACACGAAGGCGGATTCTCCTCGAGCACACCGGACGACGACGATCTGACCGCGCTCGCCGAAGCGGTCCGCGAGGCCGGACTGCGCCGCCGCCCGCCGGAACACGACCAGCGCGGCTACCACGACTATGCTCCCCCGCCGCCACGCACCACGCGCACCGGTCGCCGCGGCCATCTGCGCGTCCTCCCTGATCCGCCGTCCTGACCGGACCAGGACGGTGGCGGACCGACCGGTGGCAACCACTAGGGTGTTGGGCATGACAGTCCCCCGCTCTGCCGAATTCGTGAACGCGGTGATCAAGGCATACGACGTTCGCGGCGTGGTCGGTGAACAGATCGATGCGGAATTCGTCAGGGATGTCGGGGCGTCGTTCGCCCGGTTGATGCGCGCGGAGGGCGCGAACCAGGTCGTCATCGGACACGACATGCGGGACTCCTCACCGGAGCTGTCCACCGCCTTCGCCGACGGCGTGCTCGCCCAGGGGCTGGACGTCGTGCACATCGGCCTCGCATCGACCGACCAGCTGTATTTCGCCTCCGGCCACCTGGACTGCCCCGGCGCCATGTTCACCGCCAGCCACAATCCGGCCCGCTACAACGGCATCAAGCTGTGCCGGGCCAAGGCCCTCCCGGTCGGGCAGGACACCGGCCTCGCCACCATCAAAGACGAGCTGATCGAGGGCGTGCCCGGCCCCGAAGGAGCGCGCGGCGCCGCGACCCGACTCGACCTGCTCGCCGACTACGCGAACTTCTTGCGCGGCCTCGTCGATCTCGACGACATCCGCCCCCTCACCGTCGTAGTGGACGCGGGCAATGGCATGGGCGGCCACACCGTGCCCCAGGTGCTCGGCACGCTGCCGCAGGTGACCGTCGTGCCGCTGTACTTCGAGTTGGACGGCAGCTTCCCGAACCACGAGGCCAACCCGCTGGATCCGGCGAACCTGGTGGACTTGCAGAAGCTGGTCCGCACGTCCGGCGCGGACATCGGCCTCGCCTTCGACGGCGACGCCGACCGCTGCTTCGTGGTGGACGAGAACGGCGACCCGATATCGCCGTCGTCGATCACCGCCCTGGTCGCCGAACGCGAGCTTGCCAAGGAGCCGGGCGCGGTGATCATCCACAACCTGATCACCTCACGTGCGGTGCCGGAACTGGTACACGAGCTGGGCGGAACGCCGGTGCGCACGAGGGTCGGTCAT
The DNA window shown above is from Nocardia sp. NBC_01730 and carries:
- a CDS encoding DUF3499 domain-containing protein — protein: MRRCCRPGCKNPAVATLTYVYSDSTAVVGPLATVAEPHSWDLCETHGSRITAPKGWELVRHEGGFSSSTPDDDDLTALAEAVREAGLRRRPPEHDQRGYHDYAPPPPRTTRTGRRGHLRVLPDPPS
- a CDS encoding metallopeptidase family protein, which produces MARSRKRRPPTARSVIRRGRGVRGPMLPPTVPAWRTRGQKFDRLVLEAFAPLDTRWHDRLTKLDIAVDDVPKIRPLHPDSVTWPDEVVADGPVPLSRLIPAGVDRHGAATRARVVLFRKPLELRASDPDDLVDLLREVLVQQVATYLGVDPDVIDPEAE
- a CDS encoding phosphomannomutase/phosphoglucomutase is translated as MTVPRSAEFVNAVIKAYDVRGVVGEQIDAEFVRDVGASFARLMRAEGANQVVIGHDMRDSSPELSTAFADGVLAQGLDVVHIGLASTDQLYFASGHLDCPGAMFTASHNPARYNGIKLCRAKALPVGQDTGLATIKDELIEGVPGPEGARGAATRLDLLADYANFLRGLVDLDDIRPLTVVVDAGNGMGGHTVPQVLGTLPQVTVVPLYFELDGSFPNHEANPLDPANLVDLQKLVRTSGADIGLAFDGDADRCFVVDENGDPISPSSITALVAERELAKEPGAVIIHNLITSRAVPELVHELGGTPVRTRVGHSFIKQQMAATGAVFGGEHSAHYYFRDFWGADSGMLAALHVLAALGEKDRPVSDLMSSYATYAASGEINSTVADAKERTMAVVEAFADRAHSVDRLDGVTVQLADDAWFNLRASNTEPLLRLNVEARSAEEVDVLVTEILSIVRS
- a CDS encoding rubredoxin — its product is MTAYRCPVCDYVFDEAKGAPHEGFPAGTGWETVPDDWCCPDCGVREKIDFEQIGATK
- a CDS encoding NUDIX hydrolase → MTAASLHASAIELLESWCPAASSDQSLREAMLAFLGSAARGCLREHVPGHITASAVVFSHDEREVLLTLHPRVGRWIQLGGHCEEGDATVACAALREATEESGIAGLRLEPGLYGAQAHPITCSLGLPTRHLDLLFRITAPVGAVPVRSSESTDLRWWPVDSLPADADVLLR
- a CDS encoding alkane 1-monooxygenase, producing MSTDADLSAQPVDSPAWRDRKRYMWLWGLFAPTGLFTIGLPLVWVLNELGWHHLAQVPFWLGPILVYVLIPLADIFFGPDGDNPPDEVMEYLENDKYYRYLTYLYLPFQYATLLIAAYLITADNVSWLGIDGGLHIVDKIGLAITVGMIGGIGINTAHELGHKKVSLERWLSRIALAQSFYGHFYIEHNRGHHVRVATPEDPASSRVGETFWAFWPRTVWGGLKSSWHLEKVRLERLGKKSWSPRNEVSSAWLMSAVLYAVLLAVFGIELLPYLILQAVVGFSLLEAVNYLEHYGLVRQRTAGGRYERPAPVHSWNSDHIVTNIFLYHLQRHSDHHAYPTRRYQTLRSWDGAPNLPSGYASMILLAYLPPLWRRVMDKRVLAHYGGDITRANIHPGKRDQVLARYGADAPTGGAQVAGA
- the cofD gene encoding 2-phospho-L-lactate transferase, with amino-acid sequence MTGQQADAVPGCGPRIAVLVGGVGGARFLQGVRELLPEADISAIVNVGDDVWMHGLRICPDLDTCMYTLGGGIDTERGWGRVGETWHAKEELAKYHAQPDWFGLGDRDIATHLIRTEMLRAGYPLSAVTEALCNRWQPGVKLIPATDDRCETHVVVTDPDNPGERRAIHFQEWWVRYRANVDTHGFATIGADDAKPAPNVTEIITSADAVLLAPSNPVVSIGAILAVPGIRGALRTTEAKVIGVSGVIDGKPLRGMADECLSVIGVDTTAEAIGRYYGARSATGILDGWLIHTTDTADVPGVEVRSVPLLMTEPPTTAEMVRQALDLAGVKP
- a CDS encoding coenzyme F420-0:L-glutamate ligase — its product is MTTPTDHAAGELRILPVTGLPEFRPGDDLAEHLARCAPWLADGDVLVVTSKIVAKVEGRVVEAPMDPEERDSARRRLIDQEAVRVLARKGRTLITENKLGIVQAASGVDGSNVEQGELVLLPTDPDGSAKALRTALAERLGVTVAVVVTDTMGRAWRNGQTDAAIGAAGLRVLHDYAGAVDGQGNELHVTQVAVADELAAAADLVKGKLGGVPVAVVRGFSVTDDGSDAADLLRSGTDDLFWLGTAEAIEQGRREAILLRRSIRQFADTQVDPERIRAAVSVALTAPAPHHTRPVRFVWLRKPGLRAQLLEAMAEKWRADLTADGLAPERVERRIARGRILFDAPEVIIPFCVPDGAHDYPDERRRADERTMFTVAVGAAVQGLLVALATEGIGSCWIGSTIFAPEVTRDILGLADDWNPLGAIAIGHPLEEPTPRPVRGAGLGLVEL
- a CDS encoding WhiB family transcriptional regulator yields the protein MFESIEEQWQERALCAQTDPEAFFPEKGGSTREAKRICMGCEVRDECLEYALAHDERFGIWGGLSERERRRLKRGIS